A window of Mucilaginibacter paludis DSM 18603 contains these coding sequences:
- a CDS encoding hybrid sensor histidine kinase/response regulator transcription factor: MRKNLILICLIFTFCNTSFGQISFDHLSVANGLSQSTVLSIFKDSRGYMWFGTRDRLNRYDARHIKVYNYDYQDSTSISCSDYIFSVFEDREKNLWIGTVKGLNKYLPESDSFQRILNNPANSNSLSGNSIYCIYQDSRGNRWFGSNNGLNMLPAGGSQKFTRFFKSSRTQPGLAGNEVYVVYEDRSKNLWIGTTEGLSRMTFKNGGYTFTSFTSSPSNPQGLDGNFVKTITEDQHGNLWIGTETGGLNLFNPQTSTFSHFKHDPFNNNSLSNNDVRKIMPDKKGKLWIGTMNGLNIFDPGTKQFTHYDHDVENRNSLSDNSIKDIYLDNNGTIWIGTMFGGVNVIQPNSIPFTVYQSNKFKNSISSNIVSAIVADSKQNLWIGTEGNGLNYFDKAKGTFKHYINHPGDAGSIGTNFIKALYRDKENNLWVGLHQGGLDLLMPSGDSFKHYRHNADDPNSISSDIVSCMLEDSSNRFWIGTSMGMVIFDKSKQQFCKYISNPANPLHLSSRGIRCIYEDSRHNIWAGTTGGLNVLKAGASSFFWFKANELDSNSLRVGYINCIKEDSRGNIWIGSFHGGLSRFMAKSQTFKTYTTQNGMPSDNVLNIQQGDDGYLWVSTDNGLAKFNINTGKVKVYTVKDGLPTNEFNYNSSFKDAAGNLYFGTYNGLVNFSPKQIKENGIAPPVLFTGLKLFNRPVNIMDKTNLLTKDISLTNQIIFTHDQNVFSLDFTALNYDKPDRNHYMYKLEGFEKDWNYVSNPTATYTNLPAGDYNFLVRGSNNDGLWSKNVKSLHIKILPPLWKTWWAYVFYVSAFLLILYLVIRFFRRQARLERDLYYEHLNYERQQEVYQLKLDFFTKISHEIRTPLTLILAPVEKLIDLTLDHGVISRQLVYVKQNADRLIRLVNELLDFRKVETGHMKLYVSEHDMVKFCYDIYMSFERLSVAQNMTYRFECDSQGIPAYFDGPQFEKVLFNILSNAFKFTPDNGSITLSVFSGADTIDILITDNGIGISDEAQQHIFENFYQDKHSSKSSGWGIGLALAKNIIELHQGTISVNSTAATADHSGSTSFKVSVLKGKTHFSDDELVDEIIQEPSSYQPYYPEPVLNEELLKEGDIEKPVILLIEDNEEVRGFVKEALSNSYEIHESVNGHEGWETATRLIPDLIISDVTMPVMDGLELCSKIKTDDRTNHIPVILLTAKAAHTHQVSGLETGADAYITKPFSMQILELNIRNLLQARQAMRQKYAQQVTLMPKNKVIDSPDEQFLTKLMDIVERNMEDPDFDVVKLVKEIGMSQTVLYRKIKALTDLTITDFIKSARLKQAALLLSQNKLTIAGVAYAVGFNDRKYFSKEFKKQFGKAPSEYVEQNSASTF; this comes from the coding sequence ATGAGAAAAAATTTAATCCTGATTTGTTTAATTTTTACCTTCTGTAATACCTCGTTCGGCCAGATCTCTTTCGATCACCTCTCTGTTGCCAATGGGCTTTCGCAAAGTACGGTACTCTCTATTTTTAAGGATAGCAGGGGTTATATGTGGTTCGGTACGCGCGACCGGCTTAACCGGTATGATGCCCGCCACATTAAGGTATATAATTACGATTACCAGGATAGCACCAGCATCAGTTGCAGTGATTACATATTTTCGGTATTTGAAGACCGGGAAAAAAATCTTTGGATAGGCACCGTAAAAGGGCTCAACAAATACCTGCCCGAAAGTGATTCGTTCCAGCGTATTCTGAACAATCCGGCCAACAGTAATAGTTTAAGCGGTAATAGTATTTACTGCATTTATCAGGATAGTAGGGGTAACAGGTGGTTTGGCAGTAATAACGGGCTAAATATGCTGCCGGCCGGCGGGTCACAAAAATTCACCCGTTTTTTTAAGTCAAGCCGCACTCAGCCAGGCTTAGCCGGAAATGAAGTTTATGTGGTTTATGAGGATCGGAGCAAAAATTTGTGGATTGGTACTACAGAGGGCTTAAGCCGGATGACTTTTAAAAACGGCGGATACACATTTACTTCTTTTACAAGCTCGCCATCAAACCCGCAGGGGCTCGACGGCAATTTTGTTAAAACCATAACCGAAGATCAGCACGGTAATCTTTGGATAGGTACCGAAACTGGTGGGTTAAATCTTTTTAATCCTCAAACTTCAACCTTTAGTCATTTTAAGCACGATCCTTTTAATAACAACAGCCTGAGTAATAATGATGTGCGGAAGATTATGCCGGACAAAAAAGGGAAATTGTGGATTGGCACCATGAATGGCCTTAATATTTTTGACCCCGGTACCAAACAGTTTACTCACTACGACCACGATGTTGAAAACCGGAATAGCTTAAGCGATAATTCCATTAAAGATATTTACCTGGATAATAACGGCACCATTTGGATAGGCACCATGTTTGGCGGCGTTAACGTCATCCAGCCTAACAGTATTCCGTTCACGGTTTATCAAAGCAACAAGTTTAAAAACAGCATCAGCAGTAATATTGTAAGCGCTATTGTTGCCGACTCAAAGCAAAACCTGTGGATTGGTACCGAAGGCAACGGCCTTAATTACTTCGACAAGGCTAAGGGTACCTTTAAACACTATATTAATCATCCCGGCGATGCGGGCAGCATAGGTACAAATTTTATTAAAGCACTTTACCGGGATAAGGAGAATAACCTGTGGGTGGGCCTGCATCAGGGCGGGCTTGATTTATTGATGCCATCAGGTGATAGTTTTAAACATTATCGCCATAATGCCGACGATCCGAATTCCATCAGCAGTGATATTGTAAGCTGCATGCTTGAAGATAGCAGCAACCGGTTTTGGATTGGCACATCGATGGGGATGGTAATTTTTGACAAATCGAAGCAACAATTCTGTAAGTACATCAGCAACCCTGCCAATCCTTTACATTTAAGCAGCCGTGGCATCAGGTGTATCTATGAGGATTCCAGGCATAATATCTGGGCGGGTACCACCGGGGGACTCAATGTGCTGAAGGCCGGGGCATCATCATTTTTCTGGTTCAAGGCCAATGAGCTCGATAGTAACAGTTTAAGAGTAGGCTATATCAATTGCATTAAGGAAGATAGTCGCGGCAATATTTGGATAGGCTCTTTTCATGGCGGCCTGAGCAGGTTTATGGCGAAAAGCCAAACGTTTAAAACGTATACCACCCAAAATGGCATGCCGAGCGATAATGTATTAAATATTCAGCAGGGCGATGATGGGTACTTATGGGTTAGTACCGATAATGGCCTGGCAAAATTTAACATCAATACCGGGAAGGTGAAGGTTTATACCGTAAAGGATGGTTTACCAACAAACGAGTTTAACTACAATTCATCGTTTAAAGATGCAGCCGGTAATTTATATTTCGGCACGTACAATGGGTTGGTAAATTTTAGTCCGAAACAAATTAAAGAGAACGGTATTGCCCCACCGGTGTTGTTTACCGGTTTAAAACTTTTTAACAGGCCTGTAAATATTATGGATAAAACCAACCTGTTAACAAAAGATATCAGCTTAACAAACCAGATTATCTTCACACACGACCAAAACGTTTTTAGCCTCGATTTTACCGCCCTTAATTATGATAAGCCTGACAGGAATCACTACATGTACAAATTGGAAGGCTTTGAAAAGGACTGGAATTATGTAAGCAACCCAACGGCCACTTATACCAATTTGCCTGCCGGCGATTATAATTTTTTAGTGCGGGGAAGCAACAACGATGGCTTATGGAGTAAAAACGTTAAATCGTTACATATCAAAATATTGCCGCCCTTATGGAAGACCTGGTGGGCGTACGTGTTCTATGTATCCGCTTTTTTGCTGATCTTATATCTGGTGATCCGCTTTTTCCGCAGGCAGGCAAGGCTTGAGCGCGATTTATATTATGAACATCTGAATTATGAACGCCAGCAGGAAGTATATCAACTAAAGCTCGATTTTTTTACCAAAATATCTCACGAGATCAGGACACCGCTTACCCTGATATTGGCGCCCGTTGAAAAGCTGATTGATTTAACGCTTGATCATGGTGTGATAAGCCGGCAACTGGTTTACGTAAAACAAAATGCTGATCGTTTGATCAGGTTGGTTAACGAATTGCTTGATTTCAGGAAAGTTGAAACCGGCCACATGAAGCTCTACGTATCAGAACATGATATGGTGAAGTTTTGCTATGATATTTATATGTCGTTCGAGCGGTTGAGTGTAGCCCAAAACATGACCTACCGTTTTGAGTGCGATAGCCAAGGTATCCCCGCGTATTTTGATGGCCCGCAATTTGAAAAGGTGCTTTTTAATATCTTATCCAATGCGTTTAAATTTACACCTGATAACGGCAGCATCACGCTATCTGTATTTTCAGGCGCAGATACGATCGATATCTTGATTACCGATAACGGCATCGGGATATCTGACGAGGCGCAACAACATATTTTTGAAAATTTTTACCAGGATAAGCATTCTTCAAAATCATCCGGCTGGGGCATCGGTTTGGCTCTGGCCAAAAATATAATTGAACTGCATCAAGGCACAATCTCGGTTAACAGCACAGCCGCCACTGCCGATCATTCCGGGAGCACATCCTTTAAAGTGTCGGTACTAAAGGGTAAGACCCATTTTAGCGATGATGAACTGGTAGACGAAATTATTCAGGAACCATCTTCGTATCAGCCTTATTATCCCGAACCTGTTTTAAATGAAGAGTTATTAAAGGAGGGGGATATTGAAAAGCCGGTGATCTTATTAATTGAGGACAATGAGGAAGTGCGTGGTTTTGTGAAGGAAGCCCTGAGCAACAGCTATGAAATTCATGAGAGCGTTAATGGCCATGAAGGTTGGGAAACAGCTACCAGGCTTATCCCGGATCTGATTATCAGCGACGTAACCATGCCGGTTATGGATGGCCTCGAGCTGTGTTCAAAAATTAAAACCGACGACCGTACCAACCATATTCCTGTTATACTGCTCACCGCCAAAGCCGCCCATACACACCAGGTTAGCGGGTTAGAAACAGGGGCCGATGCTTACATCACCAAGCCCTTCAGTATGCAGATACTCGAACTGAACATCCGCAATTTATTGCAGGCCCGGCAGGCCATGCGGCAAAAATATGCTCAGCAGGTTACTTTAATGCCTAAAAATAAGGTGATCGATTCGCCCGACGAGCAGTTTTTAACTAAGTTGATGGACATCGTTGAGCGCAATATGGAAGATCCGGATTTTGATGTTGTGAAACTGGTGAAAGAGATCGGCATGAGCCAAACCGTACTTTACCGCAAAATTAAGGCGCTTACCGATTTAACCATTACCGATTTTATTAAATCGGCCAGGTTAAAGCAGGCGGCGTTATTGTTAAGTCAAAATAAACTCACTATAGCCGGTGTTGCTTATGCTGTTGGCTTTAACGACCGGAAGTATTTCAGTAAAGAATTTAAGAAACAGTTTGGCAAAGCGCCCTCAGAGTATGTTGAACAAAATTCGGCTTCAACTTTTTGA